The following are encoded together in the Mugil cephalus isolate CIBA_MC_2020 chromosome 18, CIBA_Mcephalus_1.1, whole genome shotgun sequence genome:
- the LOC124995992 gene encoding serine/threonine-protein kinase pim-2-like: protein MAYNASQDSENGKHQDDDSNSSKPCLSMVEDPNQTRKRKKSHEEEPPKKRVRGAEESPNKKTASNDNFIIISSKSGSTVAENSRLSSSYKSPTPKWNIDFDVISSTSSSSAVKEMHDMPFLVKTNRDEFKANYIELFKIGEGGFGAVYAGYHKADATPVAIKHIAKERVNYKRVVHNGKMYTVVEEVELMVKAAGGAQPCRSAAIAVLDCFDLEEEFIFIMERPVPSVDLYDYRKAQGGYLKEDKAKMVLRQVVDAAIEIHSNGVFHRDIKLENILLECGSDVPRARVIDFGCGCLVRNDSYRYFSGTRPFAPPEWFLMNEYNAGPTTVWQLGALLYNLLDHNDTFSTEDYLYEGIELNTSLSNDCLNFLHLCLAEDPEKRATLDMLRLHPWLR from the exons ATGGCCTATAATGCTTCACAAGACTCTGAAAATGGTAAACATCAAG ATGATGACTCCAACAGCAGTAAACCCTGCCTCAGCATGGTGGAGGACCCCAACCagacgaggaagaggaaaaagagccATGAGGAGGAGCCCCCCAAGAAAAGAGTGAGGGGTGCTGAAGAGAGTCCAAACAAGAAGACAGCTAGCAATGataacttcatcatcatctcgAGCAAATCTGGGAGCACAGTGGCTGAAAACAGCAGACTGAGTTCATCATACAAATCCCCAACGCCAAAGTGGAACATTGACTTTGACGTGATTAGTAGCACATCTTCATCCTCAGCTGTTAAGGAAATGCATGACATGCCATTCCTGGTAAAAACCAACCGAG atgAATTTAAAGCCAACTATATCGAGCTTTTCAAGATTGGGGAAGGCGGTTTCGGGGCCGTTTATGCAGGCTACCATAAAGCAGATGCCACACCA GTCGCCATCAAGCACATTGCTAAGGAAAGGGTCAACTACAAAAGAGTG GTTCACAATGGAAAAATGTATACGGTCGTGGAGGAAGTCGAACTCATGGTGAAAGCGGCTGGTGGCGCTCAACCCTGTAGATCAGCTGCAATCGCTGTGCTCGACTGTTTCGATCTGGAGGAGGAATTTATTTTCATAATGGAACGACCGGTGCCCTCTGTTGATCTGTATGACTACCGAAAGGCCCAAGGAGGCTACCTGAAGGAAGATAAAGCCAAG ATGGTCCTCAGGCAGGTGGTGGATGCTGCAATTGAAATACACTCAAATGGAGTCTTTCACAGGGACATTAAGTTAGAAAACATTCTCCTTGAATGTGGATCGGATGTCCCTCGTGCAAGAGTGATTGATTTCGGTTGCGGCTGCCTTGTGAGGAATGACTCTTATCGTTACTTCAGTG gtaCTCGCCCATTTGCTCCTCCAGAATGGTTCCTGATGAATGAATACAATGCCGGCCCCACAACCGTATGGCAGCTGGGAGCGCTCTTGTACAACTTGCTGGATCATAACGACACATTTAGCACGGAAGACTATCTATACGAGGGGATTGAGTTGAACACCAGTCTATCCAATG ACTGCCTGAATTTCTTGCATCTGTGTCTGGCTGAAGACCCAGAGAAGCGTGCTACCTTAGACATGCTGCGGCTTCATCCCTGGCTCAGATGA